From the Streptomyces sp. SN-593 genome, the window GCCCACGCAGGGGGCATCCGCCCAGCCAGCTCACTGTCAGTCCTCGACGGGTCCGGGTTCGCCCAGGGCGTGGAGGTGGGTTTCGAAGTCGTGGGTGAGGCTGGTCAGGACGGCTTTGCCCTTGGCTGCTGTGGCGTGGGAGGGGAAGCCGATGACGCCGGTGTCGGTGTAGGCGCGCATGCCGTGGGTGAGGAGGAAGGGGCGGTCGGGGGCGGCGTGGTCGGCGGTTTCGTAGCCGGGGCGGACGAGGTCGGGTTCGGCGTGCAGGAGGATCGAGGTCTCTATCTCCCCGGCGTGCATGCCGTCGTGGGAGTTGGTGGCCAGGCCGGCGTGCTCGCGGGCGCGGGTCCATTCGGCCGCGGTGGGGAAGAGCGTCATGCGGGGTTCGGTGAGGTTGGCTTCCTGGACGACGTTGGAGAGCACGTAGTTGCCGCCGTGGCCGTTGACCACGACGAGTTTGCGGATGCCGGATGCTTCGAGGGATTGGGCGATGTCGGTGATCACGGCGTGGAGGGTGCGGGCGCTGATGCTGACGGTGCCGGGCCAGGTGCCGTGTTCGTGGCTGCACGCGATGGTGACCGGTGGGAGCGGCAGGACGGGGTAGACGGCGGCGATCTCCCGGACGAGGACGCAGGCGATGGCGGTGTCCGTGACGAGCGGCAGGTGGGAGCCGTGTTGTTCGTAGGAACCGACGGGGAGGACGGCGACGCGCGGTGCCTGCTGTTGGACGTCGGTGGTGGTCAGGGTGGGGAGCAGGTTCACGGTTCTCCTCGCGTACGACTCAGCTGCTGCCCGCATCGCGTTCGGTTGGCGTCAGTCTCGGGTGGCGCCGTCGGGCCAGATGACGGAGTAGGGCACGCCGGTGCGTTTCGCGTAGGCGACGACGTCGGCGGTGCCCCCGTAGCCGCGGGCGGGTTGGCCGTCCCAGACGGCCAGGAGGAGGTCGACGACGCCGACGAGGATTTCGCTGCCGGCCTGGTGGGCTTCGGAGGTGGACTCCTTGAGCCCGGTGACGTGGACTTCGCAGGCTCGCCGGAGAAGCGCGTCGTAGGTGGAGTGATGGGACTCGGGGAGGTTCTCGCGGTACTCCTCGGCCGGGATGACGACTTCGATCTGCCCGCCGTGGTCGAGGACCGCTTCCGCGAACCACGCGTCGGGGCCGTCGGCGATGCAGCTGACCCCGATCAGGTCGGTCGGCGGGTACTGCTCGATCACCGTGGTGAGTGCGGCCCGGACGAGCCGCGCCGCATGGTCCGGCAGCCCGCGGTGGCCGGTGATGCCCAATCGCACGTTAACCTGCCCTTACGTTCGTCGCTGATCAGAGGTAGACGCCGTGGAGTCGTTCGTCGAAGTCCCTGACGACCTTCGGCGGGGTGGACGAGGTGTGGGAGCGGCGTACGGCTCGGGCCCTCTCCACGATCCGACCGGAACGGTAGCGCACGCCTGTCTCCAACGCCCGGGTTGCGAGGGCGAATGCGCCAGTGGTCCGGCCGGACGCCAAACGTGCTTGTGCGAGGTCGAGTTGGAGGAGTGCGCGCTGCTTCGCGTGGGTGGAGGCGAGTGCTTCTTCGGCGTCGTCTGAGCCGGGACTGCACGTCGAGCAGTCCTTCGGACGGCTTTGCTGTTGTGCGGGATCAGAACTGGATGTGTGCCTTCTTCGCCAGTTTCACGATCCTCGGGTTGCTCCGCTTGTGGGCGGAGGTAAGGACGCGGAGGACTTCCTGGGAGGTGGGGTGGACCTTCGCCATCTGGGGTGCGAGGGCCCAAGCCTGCTCCAGGTCTGCCAGCGCGCCCTCGCGGTCGCCCAGGGCGAGCCTGGAGCGGGCGGTGTTCATGTGGAGGGGGCTAGTCCGGGTGGCCGGGAGGGAGGTCCCGTCGCGTACGAGGTCTTCCATGGTGCTGATGGCGTCCGCGTGACGTCGTAGGTCGCCGCTGGTGGCGATCACGTGGACGGCGGTGTTCTCCGGCCCGAACTGGATGCCGCAGCGCTCGACGTCCTCGGTGAAGCCCTCCGCCATGGCCCAGGCGCGGGTGATGTGCTGGTCGGCGGTCCTCTTGTCCTGGAGGCGGCCGGCCAGCGTCAGTCCGCGCAGGTGGAGGATTCCCAGGGCGTAGGAGCGGCCCGGCCCCGTAGTGCTCCCCTCCGCTTGGGTGATCGCGCGGTCCACGACCGCCAGCCCGTCGTCGAACTCGCCGTGGTTCAGGTAGACGCCGGCTTCGTCCCGGGCAGCCAAAGCCGCGGTGACCGGGTCGGACTGCTGCGCCGCCAGCTTCTGCTTCGTGACAGCGAGATCGGCCAGCGTCATCCAGCGATGCCGGGCCGCCAGCCAGTACACGGTGGAGTACGCCTCCACGACCAAGGCACAAGCTTCCGGCGTGCCCATCGCATGCGCGTGGTCCTGCGCCCCGGCGACCAGCCTCGGGAGATCGACGAGGACTTGGTCCAGGTCGGCGCTGTTGCGCGCTTCGCCCATGGAGGCCAGGGCCGCCGCGATCTCGTCTTCGGTCATCTCGGGCTCGCGGGGCAGGTCGAACCTGCGCACCGCGCTGTTGAGGGCCCTGACGGAGCCGGCGGCGTCGAGGGGGACCGGCGTCGTGCCGAGTACCTCTTCGAGTGACAGGCTCATCGCGCGTGCGAGGGAGGCCGCGACGCCTTGGGTCAGGGTGCGCTCTCCGCGCTCGATCTTGCCGAGCTGGGACGTGGACACCCCTGCTGCGGCTGCCAGCCGTGCCTGCCCCCAACCCCGTTCCTTCCGGAGTCGGGACACGTTCGCGCCGGGCCCGGGAACTGCGATGACTGATCCCATATCGCCTGTGTCTCTCTGATCGCTTTCCTTCCCTGCCATGGTCACCCACCATCCTTACCCCGCTGTGGGCTTGTGCACTTCTTGTGCACTTTCGCATGTCGTTTCCGTCGTTGACTGATTACGGAAAGCGGCGTTGTCCCGGTCGATCCGTCGGTCGGGGGCGCCCGAGACGTCCGCGAAAGGTGTGACTGTGGCCCCCAGCTTGCGCTTTCACAGTGTGCTGGACCTGGCGTGCGAACAGTCGGCGGTTCGCTGGTCCAGGGAACATGCCAGGGCTGTCTTACGGGAGTGGGACGTGCGGGGGGACGCTGCGTACGACGCACTCACCATCGTCGCCGAACTGGCTTCCAACGCCGTACGTCACGCGGGCCTCACCACGCGGTCGCCCTCCGTCGGCTGCGGACAACCGCGGCAGCCGCGGTGCGAATTGACCCTGTGGGTCGTCAACAGCCGTTTGTACATCTCCATGTACGACGAGAGCGCGCACCGGCCCGTCCTGCGTCCGCTGTCCGCCGACTCCGAGACCGGCAGGGGCCTGCACATGATCAACGGTCTCAGCAACGGCGCGTGGGGATTCCACCCCGCCACGCGCGGTCCTGGGAAGGTCGTTTGGGCCGCTCTGCGTCTCGAAGCCGGGGTGCCCACGACTGCTCATGCCGCCGGGCGGACCGGTACCGGTGAACGGGGGAAGTGGGGCGCCGGCTTTCGCGACGACCGCGCCGCGCATCGGTTCCGCCTGAACCGGACGTTTCCCAGATCGCTGTACAAGCTGCGACGGCTCACGTGGCGGGTGCCGCTGCATCGATCCCCCACAGCGCACGACGCACACCCGCCGTCGCTCCCCCTCCGCTCCAGCGGCCTACCCGCGGATCGCCCAAGTCCGCTGGACGAACTCCCGTCCCCGTGAGCGTGGACCTATCCCGCTCTGGTCACGCCGAGTCAAGCAGGCATCCATGCCCCCACCGTTCCCCGCGGGCGTGACGGACTCACGGCACCAGCCCGTGGCCTGAACAGGCCCCACCCAACCCCTGTATGCAGCGATGCGACGAAGGAGTCGATTCGGATGCCCAGCCGTCACCCGCGCGGCTTCGCCTGCGGCCGGCGGATCTTCATGCCGCCCGACCTCGTCACCGCGGTCCTGGGCATGGCCAACAGCGTGCCTCCGGCCTGGGACGGCTTGGTGTACAGCCCCGACGACGTTGGCACGCTGCTGGTCTGCACGCTCCAGGGCCACCGCGGGCCGGTCCACCACGGTGTGGTGCTGAATCTGCGCGGTCCGGGCACCGGCACCGTCTGGGCGGCCTGGCGTGACGGCGTCGAGCCTTGCCTCGCCCTCCTGCTTCCCGACTGCCCGGTCGCCACGGAGGACGGTGGTGAGGCGTGCAGCGAGTTCGCCGGGCATCCCGGTGCCCATAGCTGGGAGTTGGCCGACCCGGTCCTGCCGCCCGCTCTCGTCGCGCTCTTCGGTCCGCTCCTTGCCGAGCAGGACCGGCCGCCCGACGGACGCGTGCTCGACGCCGCCACCCGATTCCACCGCCCCACCACGAACAGGAACCCCGCACGATGAACCCCGCGGTCCCTTCGCCCACTGCCTTACCTGCCCCCGAGTCCGACGGCACTGCCCGCTCGTTGCGGCAGTGGCTGCTCACCACGACCACCGGAGAGCAGGTCTCCGGGCACCTGCCGCCCTGGGCCACCGAGGACCCCAGCGAACAGGAGGTGCCAGCGGAGGAGTTGGCCGCGCGGCTTGCGGACGTCTGCCACTACAGGGAGTTCCCCGGGCAGGTCCTGCGCGCGTACTCGCCCGGCAACTCCAGCGACGCCCCCGAGGAGTTGGAGGTCATGTCCTCCAGCATCACCTGCGCGCCCTACGCCCCGGCTCCCGAACTGGCCCTCCCGGTTGTCACGGTACGGGTCGCCGGGGAGTACTGGATGACCGACCTCGACCCGACGGGAGTGGCGGACCTGGTCGCGGGCCTGCGCGCGGTGGCCGACCGACTCGACAGCGTCGTCATC encodes:
- a CDS encoding creatininase family protein, producing MRAAAESYARRTVNLLPTLTTTDVQQQAPRVAVLPVGSYEQHGSHLPLVTDTAIACVLVREIAAVYPVLPLPPVTIACSHEHGTWPGTVSISARTLHAVITDIAQSLEASGIRKLVVVNGHGGNYVLSNVVQEANLTEPRMTLFPTAAEWTRAREHAGLATNSHDGMHAGEIETSILLHAEPDLVRPGYETADHAAPDRPFLLTHGMRAYTDTGVIGFPSHATAAKGKAVLTSLTHDFETHLHALGEPGPVED
- a CDS encoding helix-turn-helix domain-containing protein, giving the protein MAGKESDQRDTGDMGSVIAVPGPGANVSRLRKERGWGQARLAAAAGVSTSQLGKIERGERTLTQGVAASLARAMSLSLEEVLGTTPVPLDAAGSVRALNSAVRRFDLPREPEMTEDEIAAALASMGEARNSADLDQVLVDLPRLVAGAQDHAHAMGTPEACALVVEAYSTVYWLAARHRWMTLADLAVTKQKLAAQQSDPVTAALAARDEAGVYLNHGEFDDGLAVVDRAITQAEGSTTGPGRSYALGILHLRGLTLAGRLQDKRTADQHITRAWAMAEGFTEDVERCGIQFGPENTAVHVIATSGDLRRHADAISTMEDLVRDGTSLPATRTSPLHMNTARSRLALGDREGALADLEQAWALAPQMAKVHPTSQEVLRVLTSAHKRSNPRIVKLAKKAHIQF
- a CDS encoding ATP-binding protein — translated: MLDLACEQSAVRWSREHARAVLREWDVRGDAAYDALTIVAELASNAVRHAGLTTRSPSVGCGQPRQPRCELTLWVVNSRLYISMYDESAHRPVLRPLSADSETGRGLHMINGLSNGAWGFHPATRGPGKVVWAALRLEAGVPTTAHAAGRTGTGERGKWGAGFRDDRAAHRFRLNRTFPRSLYKLRRLTWRVPLHRSPTAHDAHPPSLPLRSSGLPADRPSPLDELPSP
- a CDS encoding DUF6907 domain-containing protein — encoded protein: MNPAVPSPTALPAPESDGTARSLRQWLLTTTTGEQVSGHLPPWATEDPSEQEVPAEELAARLADVCHYREFPGQVLRAYSPGNSSDAPEELEVMSSSITCAPYAPAPELALPVVTVRVAGEYWMTDLDPTGVADLVAGLRAVADRLDSVVIPQLNTIRTEWTAHHTSGTGARL